A section of the Papio anubis isolate 15944 chromosome 2, Panubis1.0, whole genome shotgun sequence genome encodes:
- the SST gene encoding somatostatin produces the protein MLSCRLQCALAALSIVLALGGVTGAPSDPRLRQFLQKSLAAAAGKQELAKYFLAELLSEPNQTENDALEPEDLSQAAEQDEMRLELQRSANSNPAMAPRERKAGCKNFFWKTFTSC, from the exons ATGCTGTCCTGCCGCCTCCAGTGCGCGCTGGCTGCGCTGTCCATCGTCCTGGCCCTGGGCGGTGTCACCGGCGCTCCCTCGGACCCCAGACTCCGTCAGTTTCTGCAGAAGTCCCTGGCTGCTGCCGCAGGGAAGCAG GAACTGGCCAAGTACTTCTTGGCAGAGCTGCTGTCTGAACCCAACCAGACGGAGAATGATGCCCTGGAACCCGAAGATCTGTCCCAGGCTGCTGAGCAGGATGAAATGAGGCTTGAGTTGCAGAGATCTGCTAACTCAAACCCAGCTATGGCACCCCGAGAACGCAAAGCTGGCTGCAAGAATTTCTTCTGGAAGACTTTCACATCCTGTTAG
- the RTP2 gene encoding receptor-transporting protein 2, translating into MCTSLTTCEWKKVFYEKMEVAKPADSWELIIDPNLKPSELAPGWKQYVEQHASGRFHCSWCWHTWQSAHVVILFQMHLDRARRMGSVRMRVFKQLCYECGSARQDESSMLEENIEGLVDNLITSLREQCYGEDGGQYRIHVASRPDSGPHRTEFCEACQEGIVHWKPSEKLLEEEATAYTFSEASKPRAQAGSGYNFLSLRWCLFWASLCLLVVYLQFSFRSPAFL; encoded by the exons ATGTGTACCAGCTTGACCACTTGTGAGTGGAAGAAAGTCTTCTATGAGAAGATGGAGGTGGCAAAGCCTGCAGACAGTTGGGAGCTCATCATAGACCCCAACCTCAAGCCCAGTGAGCTGGCCCCTGGCTGGAAGCAGTATGTGGAGCAGCATGCCTCAGGCAG GTTCCATTGCTCCTGGTGCTGGCACACCTGGCAGTCTGCCCACGTGGTCATCCTCTTTCAGATGCATCTGGACCGTGCCCGGCGGATGGGCTCAGTGCGCATGCGTGTCTTCAAGCAGCTGTGCTATGAGTGCGGCTCGGCGCGGCAGGACGAGTCCAGCATGCTGGAGGAGAACATCGAGGGCTTGGTGGACAACCTCATCACCAGCCTGCGCGAGCAGTGCTACGGCGAGGACGGTGGCCAGTACCGCATTCACGTGGCCAGCCGCCCGGACAGCGGGCCACATCGTACAGAGTTCTGCGAGGCCTGCCAGGAGGGCATCGTGCACTGGAAGCCCAGCGAGAAGCTGCTGGAGGAGGAGGCGACCGCCTACACATTCTCTGAAGCCTCCAAGCCGAGGGCCCAGGCGGGATCCGGTTATAACTTCTTGTCTCTTCGCTGGTGCCTCTTCTGGGCCTCTCTCTGCCTGCTCGTTGTCTACCTGCAGTTCTCCTTCCGCAGTCCTGCCTTCCTTTAG